TTCTTTGTTCCATGTCTGAATAGCTTTTCTTGTTGCTAATAATTTAGAACATAGAGCACGCATCGGAGATCCATTGACATCTTGATTCCAAGCCTGGCTTATCACCTCCAAGAGTTGTGGTTTAGTCGTCCACACATTCAAAAATCGAAATGGACGCGGCTTAGCATCTGATTGAGCAACAAATGAGAGCTTTAACGGTGAATGGTCAGATGGATGTCTAGCCAAGTGAAGGACAGAAATGTTATAAGAAAGATCCAGACATGCCCCGTTGACTAAGAACCTGTCTAACCTCTTTGAAATCCGAGCTCTACTTCGTCGATTGTTTGACCATGTAAAATTGGGTCCTGAGAAGCCAACATCAAATACTCCAGCCTCCTCCATGAAAGACAGAAATTCCACTCCTTCTGTTATAGCAAATGGACGACCTCCCCTTTTTTCATGAGGTGCCACAATAACATTAAAATCACCCCCAATACACCAAGGAAGAAAACTAGGCTTATCAGCTAACAATGAGGACCATAAGTCACGCCGCTCGTCAACTGAGCATTTAGCATGGACAAAGGACATAATTATTGGAGAAGGAATTAGGGGACTTTGTACATGTAGAGAAATATGCTGATCAGAATTACCAACAATCGAGCAAAGGAAAGGATTATTGTAGAACACCCAAATATCACTTGAACAATTAACAAGCACGTAATCAAATAATAGACGTAGACGAATGGTCTGTATTTTAGATACGTCTAACTTTGGCTCACAAATCACAACAAATTGGAAATGATGTGTCCGTACTAAATTGATTAATCTTCGTAGATTAGGTGCTTTAGCTACTcctctaatattccaaaaaatGCCATTAATCATGAGAAAGAACCTGGAATGAGTTGTTGGAAGATGTCTCTGACCGTGAGCGCAAAATTCTGTCGGTTTGCAAATTAGCCCTCAAACCTTTTGTCCTTTTTTGTTTGGGATTACGGTCAGCCACCCCTGTTTGATAGGGAGTTAGGAATACAGCTGTCATGTAAATAGTTAATTCAGTTCACATTTAAAAAGCTTTAAAACTATACCTGGCAATTGGGCAGGTTGGGTGGGTTTTGGGCGGGTTGATGTTGGGTTTTCATTTAAATGGGTTACACCCAATCCGCCTAACTTTAGACTGGgttaattttgggttgggtcataTTGGATTATCTTAAACTCATGACCCAAATATGACCCAATATATTCAATAAtagattttgatacataaactctctcaaatatattttcacatacaaaaaaaaattcacacacATAAATACATTTTCACATAAATAGATATATTTTCACACATTAAAACACCCACAGATacaaacacacactcactttttaagttcttttgaaatatttgattttattatCCTTTCAGAGTAATTATTTGACATGCTGCTCCTGAACCAATGAAAGAGTTTGACATAGATATACAAAGATCTCACTCGATCTCATTTAATGTGTCAAGTGGATCCCACCTAACATGTAAATTTCCAatagtcaaaaataaaaatttgttggatgggagtgtttttcaaaaattaatttttcaaatataataaaaatttttaaaaagtattctAAACGGTAATCTAAAAactagtttaaattttttttaaaattttaaaaaatatctcaaaatatattttagaaactcttctactcttaaatatcccaaaatatcttctgaaaatattccaaaatataatctaaaaactctattacagcaaaactttttaaaaacaccccaaaaaataGTTAATCCAAACGAAGCCAAAGCTATTGAAAATCTAGATATTACTAACATCTATAGATGTGGACGTCCAAGTCGAAATTTCATCTGCGTCCACATGCGTGTTCGTATTGCATTCTCATTGCCTCTAGTCAACTTCTATTTCCTACTTTCTATGCAACTAGACATCTGCTTAGTATAAGCCATGCATTCTCATCAAGTTTGGTTGTACCTTCATCAATTCTAATCACTTTCTATTATCACATTTAAGTAGAAACATTTGTACCTTTTGTCCATGAATGCTAGATAACCTATTTCGTCCGTGAATGCCGGATGGCCTATTCCGTTGGTTAATTAGATTAGattttaattacaaaaaatAGATTAAAAATTATGACATGTCTATTTGatagatacaaatatgaaagTTAAATGTCATTCCAACTTAATCAAAAAGCActtaagaaaaatatattatcTTCATTGAGAATTTTTGAGGTAGTCCTGacatttttcacatttttttgcTGATGATTCCCTTATTTTCTATCAAGCAAGTGCGTTTGATGCCACAAAATTGATGAGAATTTTAAAATCTTGAAGTGGCCACAAAATTGATGCATTTTGCgtttaatttgttttttaattTAAGTTGGGTAATGGGTACCCAACACAAATATCCAAATCGCCCAAAATATGTATGGATTTTTATTATCCaacccaaaattgacccaataCCCAACTTACCCAACCCAACCTCTCAAATTAGTGGGTGGGTTGGGTGGATTATTGGGTTTTGGATATAATTGTCAGGTCTATTTAAAGCTATAACTAATTGAAACCTAGAAAACCATATTGATCAAACTTTCAAACATTAGAGACTAAAAGCAAATCAATAATTTTAGACACCATAGGCATTGTGGTCACAACATTAGGTACAAATTTGATATGTTAGCTAATTATTGATAACCAAAACTACATTTTCCCTCCAATCTATTGCCCTATATGTAAAAGATATGTTCAAAAATCTTATCTTTTTCGTATAGCTTCAAACATTTGCCTACCGAaacatttttcttatttctcaATATATCACTACAAGCGGATCTCTCTATGGTTTACAAGTGATGGATAAAATGGTTCTAATTAACTATGTCATTCATCGGTTCTAAAGTACCCTCTTCGTCCTCTAAAATCTCCATCCAATGAGGACAATAAAAGGACATTCTAAAAcgaaaaaagaataaataaaaggacGTTCTTGGACACGCATGACTTCGTTAACTTGCTTCTACAACAGGGTAACTTTGTTCCACGTCAAAATCAACATGTTTTTAAACCATTATTAGTACATAGTTAATTTATTCTCCTTTCCCACTTTTCTGACTGTGGAATAGTCATTTATCAAGTAATATGACTTTAAACCATTATTAGCACATAGTTAATTTATTCTTCTTTCCCACTTTCCCGACTGTGGAATAGTCATTTATCAAGTAATTTGACTCTTCAAGACAACGACTTTCCACAAAATAGCCCACACATGCGTCTCCGGTCAATGTAGATAACAACCCTTTTCCCAGAAAGTCATATAAATCAACTATTCGTTGAATCCCAGCAATTCAGAGTCCCACCTATTCTGTTCAATCAATTCAAAGATTTTTTGCTATAAATAAGAACACTTTCGAAGCACATCCAGTTGAGTTAAGAGAAGCAAAATGAAAGGAAGAGATAAGAGCTCATCTCCAAATTATCAAAGACCAAGAAGCAGCAACAAGGCGGAGATGGAAGGTTCTGTTCGAAAAGGTTACGTTCCGTTGCTAGTGGGAACTAGTGATGAAGCCATGGAGAGACTTTTTATCCCTATAAAGCTCATCAATCATCCATTTTTAGCTCATTTACTGGATGAATCTGCAAATGAATTTGGCCATAATCAAGAGGGAATGCTGAGAGTTTTGTGTAATGttgaaaaattcaaagaaatGCTCCATAGCATAACAACAAGGCACTGGATTCTGTAAATTTGCATCTCTGCCGTTGTATATGTATACTAATAGCTGAACTACATCGTTTGCTTACAAGTTTCTTCAAGATTTTATCATGCATTGATCCCATTCATGATTTGGTAAATCCATTTTTATAAGTTTTGAGAATCCATTTATCCAAATTTGTTTATGGCAGGTTAGGGTTTTCAACATGTTCTTGTGCATGATGTAAATTTCAGCTGTTCTTCTAAACATCCGTGGTTGAGAAAGTAATTAGAGCCATGGCCAAGTGTTTTCAAGATTAAAGGTGCTCTCTAATTCTCAACAATCAGTAAGATGCCGTTAGAAAAAGTGGACATATATCAGAGCCTGGAGGGTTTAGTGCGGATCCAACTGAATCTGTTGTCTTCTCTTAACTGAATGGTTCTGAAGCTACTTTGACAAAAAGGCCATTTTCCTCGAATGCTGACATGGGGATTCCATGAAGGTTGATGAAGGATAAGTGTTTGCCAACAAAATCTAGTAATCTTTTTTCTTGAATAATAAACTAATTACTGTGTCCCTAAATTCAGTCATGTGCATGCTTATGGCTTATTGCTTGATAAACACATTTATTCAGACGAGAAGGTTTATAGTTATCATGTATGCATTTAATCGTTCAAATGATAAGTCTGTGGAATTAAATTAAGTTGAATGTATATAGTCAagatagaaaaaaaatgagagagcCACACTATTTCGTAATTTAACATAAAACAGTATTCCTAGTGGTAGGATTGTTAAATGCGGATTAATAGTGTTGAATTCGATACACAATTTATATTAACTCAATTAGGAAAACTATGAATCTCAAGTCAAATTCGATagagacaaaaaaagaaatatgttCCGCATTTGTAAAAGAATAAGCTCACTGAATGTGAACATTAAAATGAATTCtcatttggtttttttttgggcaaataaTTGGCTTAACACCCAATTCTCtggaaaaacaaaatcatgttttgtgtATCAGAACcctcacccaaaaaaaaaaaaaaaaattctaggaTCCATATAGAGATTATGACGTCAATCCATGTAAAAAGGAAATCTTCAAGCACGAAAAGCAATCAAATTCAGCCTCCGCTCAGCAACTCAATAAGCTCATGTTTCTTCAACTTCGAGAATCCCCTCAAACCACGAGATTTTGCCAGTGCTCTCAGTTCTGTTAGTATTCATCGGCATCCAGTTCTTGTACATTCTCATTATCATCGTCATAAATTCCTGAAATTTCATCCTCAGACATCTCGTCGAATTCGTCACCATCTGAGAAAGTGGCTTCAGTATCAGATTCAGTGTCAAGTCCAACCCCAAATTCAGGCTCCAAACTTTTCTTCTTCCCTTCCTGAACAGAGTTGTCCCGTGGGACAGAACTCATAGCATCTTCATCAGAAAATACAGGCTCAGTTTTCACTAGATGAACTGGTGATCTACGCTGGAAGTTTGACCTTGGTCGAGACATAACTGGAGCATCACTTCTCGCTTCTCGTGCTTCACGCTGTGGTTTGAGTCATATATTACTGTATTTTTCTCTTCAGAGAAAGAGCTATTCTGCTCAGGCTTGTCCAAAATGAAGTCTCCCCCGCTGTCATTGTCACTGCTTCTTTTTCCTTGTTGAACTGAGTGTTTCCTTAAAAGCTTAAGGAGAGAATCGACAGTCTCACTCTCTTTGCCTTTTAGCTCTGTGAGTCCTCAATCTTCCTGAATAATTCAACTATTTCCTTTTCCCTAGGACCAGGAATTGCAGTGGCCTGGAATCTGGGGATGCCAGAGGTAGTAAGCAGAGGCCCATTCTTGGAAGAAAacatctcagattcttcaaggCTGTCACAACCCTCTCGGTCTTCATTTTGCCTGTTCCTGTTTCGGGAAAATCCATGCTTCTTTTGCCTTGAGAAATCAGGATCCCTCCTATGATCGCCAGAACTTGCACAACATACAGGAGAGGTATTCCTGACAGTGCACCGCAAATGCTTGATCTTGGCGGAGTTTTTGTTGGAACCACGATAAGGGAGACCAGCGCCTTCAGAAGGCCCATGCCCTGGAACATTTTTGGCAATGAAATGAATTGCACGGGacattctttcttcttttctttgttttcttttttcccttgtttttgGGGTAGGTTTTTAAGTATGAATTCTCAAAATACGTCTTGGATAATGTGGAGAACGTTGGAGTCGCCGGTCAGCGGGGAGGCAGCATGAAGCCTTTGTAGCATTTGGACTGTTAATATATAATTCTCATTTGGTTGTTCATTCTTAAAGTCATATATGAGCATTAAAATTTGTAGTTCCCAAAGTATTCAATTGCAAACAAATTGATCCCTAATGTATCAATCTATACAAATGTAGTCCTTAACATATGCTAGTTGACCAAATTGGTTCTCATATAAAGTCTTAAAAAATCTATTTATATGATATAAGGAATACACAAAATTCTATACGATTATAGAAAAGTACGAAAATATCACAAGAACCATAAAAGATCTAAAAAATCTAATTAAGTGTAAAGTAATCACTTTTGACTAAATGAAGATAATTGATAGATATGACAATTTTTTAAGTTGAATAAAAAAGTATACAAAAGTGCATGTACAAATTATAAttcttaatttatttcattacaAAAAgaacaataataaataaattgagcACTTGCACAGAACATGCTTTGTTCTAGTATTAAATTGGActtttgagatttcttatgCGTTCTTTTAGAGTAtttaaaattttgtattttttaatatattttacaTAAGTTTATAGAATTTTCATGTATTTTTAAAAACTC
Above is a genomic segment from Coffea eugenioides isolate CCC68of chromosome 5, Ceug_1.0, whole genome shotgun sequence containing:
- the LOC113771149 gene encoding rho-N domain-containing protein 1, chloroplastic-like, with product MSRAIHFIAKNVPGHGPSEGAGLPYRGSNKNSAKIKHLRCTVRNTSPVCCASSGDHRRDPDFSRQKKHGFSRNRNRQNEDREGCDSLEESEMFSSKNGPLLTTSGIPRFQATAIPGPREKEIREAREARSDAPVMSRPRSNFQRRSPVHLVKTEPVFSDEDAMSSVPRDNSVQEGKKKSLEPEFGVGLDTESDTEATFSDGDEFDEMSEDEISGIYDDDNENVQELDADEY